A single region of the Rhinoraja longicauda isolate Sanriku21f chromosome 12, sRhiLon1.1, whole genome shotgun sequence genome encodes:
- the dpt gene encoding dermatopontin, translated as MHLKCACLLTGLIVAVYGQNYPPPGVNWINRYRQGFNFQCPNGEALVVIQSYYDKNEGSDRVWSFECMPTPQELGQVTECWWDDIMHPAMEWYHTCTNNGIVAGIQSRYYESVLDRDWQFLCCKYSRRCPYQCRLTTDVPEHYEEEGHFVMPQYGYFIRGAGTTFCGVQRDRQWKYVICQMTTFDCEFDNL; from the exons ATGCATCTCAAGTGTGCCTGCTTGCTCACGGGCCTAATCGTTGCGGTTTATGGTCAAAATTATCCCCCGCCTGGTGTAAATTGGATCAATCGATATCGACAAGGTTTCAACTTCCAGTGTCCCAATGGCGAAGCTTTGGTAGTAATACAGAGTTACTATGATAAAAACGAAGGTTCTGATAGAGtctggagttttgaatgtatgccCACGCCCCAGGAATTAGGGCAGGTGACAGAATGCTGGTGGGATGACATAATGCATCCGGCTATGGAATG GTACCACACCTGTACAAACAATGGTATTGTAGCTGGAATACAAAGCCGATACTATGAGAGCGTTCTGGATCGGGATTGGCAGTTCCTCTGCTGCAAATACAGCAGAAGATGCCCGTATCAATGCCG TTTAACAACTGACGTCCCTGAGCATTATGAAGAAGAAGGACATTTTGTGATGCCACAGTACGGCTATTTCATCAGGGGAGCTGGAACCACTTTTTGTGGTGTCCAAAG GGATCGTCAATGGAAATACGTAATCTGTCAGATGACCACCTTTGACTGTGAATTTGACAACCTGTAG